The sequence GAAGGCTTTGAGCGCGATGGATGAGCCCATGCCCACCGAGACGAAGAGAATCGGCGCCACCAGCACGCCCGCAAGCCCGCCGAGTACCGCGCTGTAGACGAACGTGAGCACGATCATCGAGGCGACGGGAATGCCGAGGAGGCTCGCCATCTCCTTGTCCTGGGACGTCGCCTGCATTTTCTTGCCGAGCAAGGTGCGCTCGAAGAATAGGTATTGCAGCGCCACCATTGCGATCGTTACAGCGAGGATAAGAAGATACTGGCTGTCGAAAAAGACCTCCCCGATATTGAAGCCTTGACTCGCGAACATGCCAGGCAGGCTTTGCGGATGCGGGCCGTAGGCCGCGAGTACACCGTTCTCGAGAAAGATCGACGCGCCAATCGTGCTGATGATAACTGGAAGAAAGCTGCGATTTCGCAAGGGATAGTAAACGCAGAAATTGAAGAGCGCGCCGAACAAGACGAGGGCCGCGAGCGTGATCACGATGCTCAGCCAGTACGGAAGCCCAAGGTCGATCGCGAGTACCACCATCCCGAAAGCGCCCAGCATCGCAAAATCGCCTTGGGCGAAGTTGACGACGTTCGTCGTTCTGTAGATCAGCACGAAGCCAAGTGCCACGAGGGCATAAATGCTGCCTACACCGATGCCGGTGAACAGAAGCTGGAGTGCAAAGCCCATCGATACTCCGAATTGTTTTCGGGCGGCGCTTCGGACCCGGCCCGATCAGCGATCAGTCGTTGAAGTCGATGTGCTTGTCGTAAACGATCGTTCCTTCGTTGTTCTTGACGATATTGTAGCCGTGGAGGCCATCGCCGTTCTGGTCGAAATTGTAAATGCCTTCGGCTCCTTGATACCCCTTCACCGCAAGAATGGCCTCGCGGATTTTCTGCGGATCGGTACTTTTGGCGTTGTTGATCGCAAGTGCGAGGACGTGGACCGCGTCATAGGCCCAGGAGGCGAAAAGGTCGGGGGAAGCCTTGTATGCGGCCTGGTACTTTGCGTCGAAATCCTTCGCGACCGGATTTGAGTCCTTATTGAAGTCCGCAACGGCGTAGGAGCCGTAAAGTGCGGGACCAGCGAGCTTGAGGGCCGTCGCGGTGGTCGTGGTTGGCGAGCCGACCCACGTGATATTGACGCCAAGTTGGCGAAGCTGTTTTGCGAAGATTCCTTGATCCGGTTCGAACGTCATGTAAGTGCCCATCACGTCCGCCCCCGATTGTTTGACCGCAAGGGCCACAGGCGTGAAGTCCTGGGAATTGTTGGGGTAGCCTTGGACCAGCGCCGGTTCGATGCCCAATTTCTTGAGCGCTTCGACGAGGTAATTCTTGCCCGCGGTGCCGAAAGCGTCCGTCGAATGGACGATCGCCCATTTCTTCTTGCCGAGCGTGTTCACGCCATAGTCCGCGATCACACGCGCGGAATAGGTGTCGTTCGGGCGAAAGCGGAAGAACCACGGATTGTCCATGTGGGTGAGCGCTGGATCCGTGCCGCCGATCATCACGGGCTTGCCGAGCTTGAGGGCATCGGGCGCCATCGCATGTACCTGAGTGCTGCGGATAGGCCCGAGAAAGGCCACAAAATCGCTGTCGCCGGCGAGCTTGCTGAAGGCGAGGACTACACCTGGGTTCGTCGTCTGGTCATCCTCGATGACGAGTTCGATTTGCTTGCCGAGTACGCCGCCGGCCTCATTGACCTCTTCGGCCGCGAGCTTCGCACCTTGGGTCTGATAACGCCCGGACTCCGCACCCGGCCCGGTTGCGGGCGCCACCATCCCGATCTTGATCGTATCGGCGGCCTGCGCTGTCGTGGCAATCGCCGCGATTGTCACGGCGAGCGCAACTGAGGCCGCATTGATGGTCGAGCGCATGAATACCTCCGGCTTGCCTCATCGAACAGGCTTAATTGTCCTTGGGGACCATGATTTCATCGGGCCCTTATTGCAAGCAAGAGGGATTCGGGCTTCATTCGAGTGCGCACGAAGGCAGAGGAATGCGAGGGCCTGGCAATACGAAGCCGAGCGAACTCCGATCGACCGCGGGGGCTCGATCAGTGGGGTCTAAATCGACCCGATCAACCCGGTTAGCGATCTAAGCGCCGGCGATATAGTTGCGCAGCATGTCGCTCTCGGCCGAAAGCTCCTCTAG is a genomic window of Alphaproteobacteria bacterium containing:
- a CDS encoding branched-chain amino acid ABC transporter permease — encoded protein: MGFALQLLFTGIGVGSIYALVALGFVLIYRTTNVVNFAQGDFAMLGAFGMVVLAIDLGLPYWLSIVITLAALVLFGALFNFCVYYPLRNRSFLPVIISTIGASIFLENGVLAAYGPHPQSLPGMFASQGFNIGEVFFDSQYLLILAVTIAMVALQYLFFERTLLGKKMQATSQDKEMASLLGIPVASMIVLTFVYSAVLGGLAGVLVAPILFVSVGMGSSIALKAFAASIIGGFGNVTGAIVGGLSLGVVETFGAAYLSVPYKDAFAFLVLFVFLLFRPQGIFGEKIAEKA
- a CDS encoding ABC transporter substrate-binding protein translates to MRSTINAASVALAVTIAAIATTAQAADTIKIGMVAPATGPGAESGRYQTQGAKLAAEEVNEAGGVLGKQIELVIEDDQTTNPGVVLAFSKLAGDSDFVAFLGPIRSTQVHAMAPDALKLGKPVMIGGTDPALTHMDNPWFFRFRPNDTYSARVIADYGVNTLGKKKWAIVHSTDAFGTAGKNYLVEALKKLGIEPALVQGYPNNSQDFTPVALAVKQSGADVMGTYMTFEPDQGIFAKQLRQLGVNITWVGSPTTTTATALKLAGPALYGSYAVADFNKDSNPVAKDFDAKYQAAYKASPDLFASWAYDAVHVLALAINNAKSTDPQKIREAILAVKGYQGAEGIYNFDQNGDGLHGYNIVKNNEGTIVYDKHIDFND